The Parolsenella catena region GGCGCAGCGACTGTTGTCGACGTACTCGATGGTTCCCCTGCAGACCATTCGCTCCGGTAAGATCGCGCCCGAGAGCTGGGACCAGATTCTCTCTGCCACGCAGGACCTCTCCAACCTCGACATCCTCATCGACGACACGCCGGGAACCACTGTGACCGAGATTCGCGCAAAGGCGCGCCGAATGCTTCGCAACAAGGAGAAGGGCGTGGTTATCCTCGACTACCTGCAGCTCGTCTCCCCGCCGCCCAGCAAGCGTGCAGACTCCCGCGCCACCGAGGTCTCCGAGATGAGCCGTGGCATCAAGATCATGGCGAAGGATCTCGGCATCCCCGTCATCGCCCTGTCCCAGCTCTCCCGTAAGAACGAGGAACGCACCGGTCAGCGCGGCAAGCGCCCCCAGCTGTCCGACCTGCGCGAGTCGGGCTCCATCGAGCAGGACGCAGATATCGTCATTCTGCTCGACCGTTCCATGACGGAGGAGGAGGGGTCCCGCGAGGACAGGCCGGACTACGGCATCACGGAGTTTGTCGTCGCAAAGAACCGTTCGGGCCCGCTGGGCATCATTGACATGGCGTTCTTTGCCGAGAAGACCAAGTTCATGGAAGTCGACATGCACCACGACGACGTCTAGGACCGGGGCCGCCATCCCATGCGGGTGGCGGCCCCTCGCATTCCGTCCTCACCCGCGACGATGCGGTTACGGTGCGGTCGTTGGCGTATACTCAAATGGTTTGCTAAGCCGTAAGAGAAGGAGCTCTTCATGCCGGCATCTGTTCTGGTGGGAACCCAGTGGGGCGACGAGGGCAAGGGTAAGATCACCGACCTCATCTCTGGTGACTTCGATGTGGTCTGTCGCTATGGCGGCGGTGCCAACGCCGGCCACTCGGTTGTCGCCAATGGTCACAACCTCGCACTTCACCAGATTCCGTCTGGCATCGTCCACGAGGACGTCCTTTCCATCATCGGCAACGGCTGCATCGTCGATCCCGTGGTCGTTCTCGAGGAGCTCGAGCACCTCAAGGGCGAGGGCCTTTCCTGCAAGGGCCTGCGCATCTCGGGCAACGCTCACATCGTCATGCCCTGGCACAAGGTTCTCGACGGCGCTCACGAGCAGAAGCTCGGCAAGAACAACATCGGCACCACGAAGCGCGGCATCGGTCCGTGCTACATGGACAAGATGAACCGCACGGGCATTCGCATGCAGGACATGCTCGACGACGACACCTTCCGCGAGAAGGTCGAGGCGTCGCTCGCCTACCAGAACCCCATCCTCGAGAAGGTCTACGAGCTGCCCACCTATGACGTGGACGCCGTGTGCGAGGAGTTCCTCGGCTATGCCGAGCAGCTGCGTCCCTACATTATCGAGAGCGGCAAGCTGCTCAACGAGGAGCTTGCCGAGGGCAAGAAGGTCCTGTTCGAGGGTGCCCAGGCCACGATGCTCGACATCGACCACGGCACCTACCCGTTCGTGACCTCCTCCAACTGCACGGCCGGCGGCGCGGTTACCGGCTCCGGCGTTGGCCCCACCAACATCGACCGCGTGCTGGGTATCGCGAAGGCCTACCTCACGCGCGTGGGCTCGGGCCCGTTCCCCACAGAGCTGAACCTTGACGAGGGTGTGGGCAAGTTCCTGCTTGAGACCGGCCACGAGTATGGTGTTACGACGGGCCGCGAGCGCCGCTGCGGCTGGTATGACGCCGTGGTCATCAAGTACGCCGCGCAGGTCAACGGCCTCACCGACCTCGCCATCACCAAGCTCGACGTGCTCACGGGCCTTGACACCATCAAGGTCTGCACCGCCTACGAGTGCGATGGCGTGGAGTACACGACGGTTCCCGAGCACCGCTCGGTCTTTGACCACGCCAAGCCCAAGTACGTCGAGGTCCCGGGCTGGAAGGAAGACATCACCGGCTGCAGGAGCTTTGACGAGCTGCCCAAGGCTGCGCAGGACTACATCGAGCTCATCGAGAAGCTCAGCGGCGTGAAGGTCTCCTTCGTTGCCGTGGGTCCTGACCGCGAGCAGACGATCAATCGCTTCTGGAAGTAAGCGCAGACACACCCGGCGGGCTCGGCAACATGCCGGGCCCGCCTTTGGTTTTGCGCCCTCGGGCCATTGTTGCGATGAGACAAGGGGACTGTCCCTTTGTCTCATCCGGTGGGTGGGGGCTAGGATAGACACGTTGGAACGTAGAGCCGAGAACGGGAGCATCCATGGACGAAATCGAGACGATCGACATCCTTCTTCTGGGCGCTGGCGGGCGCGAGCACGCGCTGCTTCGCAAGCTTCTCGAGAGCCCTCGCGCGGGCAAGGTCTGGGCGGCGCCGGGCAACGGCGGCATCCTCGCCGAGGCTGAGCTCGCAGACATTGACCAGGAAAACCCCGTCGAGGTCGCGCACTTTGCCGCCGAGCATGGCGTGGGGCTCGTCGTCATCGGCCCCGAGGCCCCGCTCGTCGCGGGCGTCGCCGATGCCGTGCGTGCCGCGGGCATCGCCTGCTTTGGCCCGAGTGGCCAGGCCGCCCAGATGGAGGGCTCCAAGCTCTTTGCCAAGCAGGTCATGGAGCGCGCTGGCGTTCCCACGGCCCGCTACCAGAGCTTCACCGAGGCGGCTCCCGCCGAGGCCTATGTCCGCGAGCTCGCGGGCCCGTGCGTCGTGAAGGCCGACGGCCTTGCCGCCGGCAAGGGCGTCATCGTTGCCCAGACCACCGAGGAGGCGCTCGCCGGCGTGCGCGAGTGCTTCTCGGGCACGTTCGGCGAGGCGGGCCAGACCGTCGTCGTCGAGGAGATGCTCAAGGGCCCGGAGTGCTCGCTTCTCGCGCTCACGGACGGTAAGACGGTGATTCCCCTCGCGACGTCGCAGGACCACAAGCGCGCGCTCGAGGGCGACCTCGGCCCCAACACGGGCGGCATGGGCGTCTACTCGCCGGTGCCCTTCGTGACTCCTGAGGAGCACGAGGCCATGGTCGAGATCGAGCGCAAGGTCGTGGCCCAGCTCGCCGCGGACGGCATTCCGTACTCCGGTTGCCTGTACGGCGGCTTCATGCTCACGAAGGATGGCCCGAAGGTCCTCGAGTTCAACGCGCGCTTCGGTGACCCGGAGACGCAGGTCGTGCTGCCGCGCATGAAGGCAGACCTCCTTGACGTGTTCCTGCGCTGCGACAACGGCACGCTTGATGGGGCCGACGTGAGCTGGGACGACGACTGGGCCGTCTCCGTCGTGCTCACGAGCGCGGGCTACCCCGGCTCCTACGAGAAGGGCAAGCCCATCACCGGCATCGAGCAGGCCGAGGAGCTCGAGGGTGTCACGGTCTACCACGCCGGAACCAAGACCATTGCCGGCGAGCTCGTGACCAACGGCGGGCGCGTCCTCAACGTCACGGCCGTGGCCGACACGTTCGAGCATGCCCGCGAGCAGGCGTATCGCGCCTGCGACCGCATCGAGTTCGACGGCAAGACGCTTCGCCGCGACATTGGCGCGCGAGCGCTGCGTGGCCGCGATGCCTGGGAGGTCTAGATTCGCATGACGCAAAAGGATACGGGCGAGCTCATGGACACCGTCGAGGCGTTCACCTATGACGGCGACCGCGTGAACCACG contains the following coding sequences:
- a CDS encoding adenylosuccinate synthase, with protein sequence MPASVLVGTQWGDEGKGKITDLISGDFDVVCRYGGGANAGHSVVANGHNLALHQIPSGIVHEDVLSIIGNGCIVDPVVVLEELEHLKGEGLSCKGLRISGNAHIVMPWHKVLDGAHEQKLGKNNIGTTKRGIGPCYMDKMNRTGIRMQDMLDDDTFREKVEASLAYQNPILEKVYELPTYDVDAVCEEFLGYAEQLRPYIIESGKLLNEELAEGKKVLFEGAQATMLDIDHGTYPFVTSSNCTAGGAVTGSGVGPTNIDRVLGIAKAYLTRVGSGPFPTELNLDEGVGKFLLETGHEYGVTTGRERRCGWYDAVVIKYAAQVNGLTDLAITKLDVLTGLDTIKVCTAYECDGVEYTTVPEHRSVFDHAKPKYVEVPGWKEDITGCRSFDELPKAAQDYIELIEKLSGVKVSFVAVGPDREQTINRFWK
- the purD gene encoding phosphoribosylamine--glycine ligase, yielding MDEIETIDILLLGAGGREHALLRKLLESPRAGKVWAAPGNGGILAEAELADIDQENPVEVAHFAAEHGVGLVVIGPEAPLVAGVADAVRAAGIACFGPSGQAAQMEGSKLFAKQVMERAGVPTARYQSFTEAAPAEAYVRELAGPCVVKADGLAAGKGVIVAQTTEEALAGVRECFSGTFGEAGQTVVVEEMLKGPECSLLALTDGKTVIPLATSQDHKRALEGDLGPNTGGMGVYSPVPFVTPEEHEAMVEIERKVVAQLAADGIPYSGCLYGGFMLTKDGPKVLEFNARFGDPETQVVLPRMKADLLDVFLRCDNGTLDGADVSWDDDWAVSVVLTSAGYPGSYEKGKPITGIEQAEELEGVTVYHAGTKTIAGELVTNGGRVLNVTAVADTFEHAREQAYRACDRIEFDGKTLRRDIGARALRGRDAWEV